One genomic region from Halobacteriovorax sp. HLS encodes:
- a CDS encoding TrbI/VirB10 family protein gives MFGKVENTAIVKKVDKSLINTDRFQEAEQIVTGSKKIGGGIKAGDQSRSKVKTRSIKRMPNIKLMAKQIISRSDLATYQDAIPTGTNFIGKLISRIDTREQNQFIKVLLPYGGSFKGRSKLPNDTILLGTAKYSGHGKKVFVQFAKAILPTGMEVEINAQALNPDDYSSGILGDYHGTAGVRIATTLGLSMVSGMTEVLTEKKALGESGAVTPKATMKNALYHGVSKVTDMEAARQAQELSAEKPYVTIDAGVDLIISLMAPLNMKKGDL, from the coding sequence GTGTTTGGTAAGGTTGAAAATACTGCAATTGTAAAGAAGGTGGATAAATCTCTAATCAATACGGATAGGTTTCAAGAAGCAGAACAGATAGTCACTGGCAGTAAAAAGATTGGCGGCGGCATAAAGGCTGGTGATCAAAGTAGATCAAAAGTTAAAACGAGAAGTATAAAAAGAATGCCAAATATTAAACTTATGGCAAAACAAATTATATCTCGTTCCGACTTGGCAACTTATCAAGACGCAATCCCTACAGGGACAAACTTCATTGGAAAATTAATTAGTAGAATTGATACCCGTGAACAAAACCAGTTTATTAAAGTTTTGCTCCCCTATGGTGGTTCATTTAAAGGCCGAAGCAAATTGCCAAACGACACTATTCTTCTAGGAACTGCAAAATACTCAGGACATGGTAAAAAAGTATTTGTCCAGTTTGCTAAAGCGATTCTGCCAACAGGCATGGAAGTTGAAATTAACGCTCAGGCCCTCAATCCTGATGATTATTCCTCTGGAATACTTGGTGATTATCACGGGACGGCAGGAGTCAGAATAGCCACCACCCTTGGATTGAGTATGGTTTCAGGAATGACAGAGGTCTTGACCGAAAAGAAGGCCCTTGGTGAAAGTGGTGCTGTAACACCCAAGGCAACAATGAAAAATGCACTTTACCACGGGGTTTCTAAAGTAACTGATATGGAGGCTGCTAGACAAGCACAGGAGCTATCAGCAGAAAAACCCTACGTCACAATAGATGCCGGAGTTGATCTTATTATTTCACTGATGGCACCTCTCAACATGAAAAAAGGAGACTTATGA
- a CDS encoding pilus assembly protein N-terminal domain-containing protein, producing MKLFLLLGLLFTVEIALAGNIRTIQVSSKEMRTIYLKLGQSTVLRFKETPKKVVVGNQNYFNVEFIGNDITIQPQGPVKTNLFVYGEYHTFGFILNAGNFSGYDDLVNVSWKSPRMSKPKKIKLSAKTLNKSLKLKSKLNCSLEKVTELKPNFYVLDFSLFNNSKNAINIKDVDLFLTRSKIKLPEQRLIFSGQRIEKNLGIKGRIFFNLKKKEGFTLQFFNKDDVNRLIISRQFL from the coding sequence ATGAAACTATTCTTATTATTAGGTTTGCTCTTTACTGTAGAAATTGCATTAGCAGGAAATATTAGAACAATACAAGTTTCTTCAAAGGAGATGAGAACAATCTATTTGAAGTTGGGACAGTCAACAGTATTAAGATTTAAGGAAACACCCAAAAAGGTTGTGGTTGGAAATCAAAATTACTTCAATGTGGAATTTATTGGAAACGATATTACCATACAGCCTCAAGGGCCAGTTAAAACAAATCTCTTTGTTTATGGTGAATACCATACTTTTGGATTCATTTTAAATGCTGGTAATTTCTCCGGTTATGACGATCTTGTGAACGTATCTTGGAAATCACCGAGGATGAGTAAGCCTAAGAAAATTAAGCTGTCAGCGAAAACCCTCAATAAGAGTCTTAAGCTAAAATCAAAGCTTAACTGCTCTCTTGAGAAAGTAACGGAACTCAAGCCCAATTTTTATGTTCTTGATTTCAGCCTTTTCAACAATAGCAAGAACGCAATCAACATAAAAGACGTTGACCTGTTTCTTACTCGCTCGAAGATCAAACTTCCAGAGCAAAGATTGATTTTTTCTGGCCAAAGGATTGAAAAGAATCTTGGGATAAAGGGGCGCATATTTTTTAACCTAAAGAAAAAGGAAGGTTTTACCCTGCAATTTTTCAATAAGGACGATGTAAATAGATTAATCATTTCGAGGCAGTTCTTATAA
- a CDS encoding VirB4 family type IV secretion system protein produces MSLSLKDKMPYWHFDNEIMVFEDGSLGKGYKLEGFDINCTDSEKINQLSISLEHLLTGIDEGLNLQFFYKVNSNYREKTDAHRAVSKSAPSVYFDIQEARTEFFKSNIEYQNYFKSEVYLFVRSSKHKYSKQKFWESLKKYEPILKTEYDAFKKKFLRSSRQIENALNHCSLSPTTLASSEWHTLCFEYFNLDRMEKLGVPKYRDESLYLAPNFSEQIALTDASYSKQYIEIGDKKFRVITLGILPEGVTYSAMIHEFTKLPFHFWLSQGIKIEDQKKELERLQLQRRIAHSMASGSKNVSDLESESKLGQIEELIRELLDGSEKLVSMNISVVIWDESIEELDNKTDTLLKAFKALNQSEGLIESFPSLDAFIGSAPGICRGLRDKKVKSSNASHLCPVYGNWQGNSTPVCLIPSRDYSLFALDPFAKELPNWNGLIFGGSGAGKSFTICQLMLQFYGQNPTPKIVWIDNGASSQRLLEVLGGEFIDLNIDSKICLNMFDLNGEKTPSTSKVKLILAALESILKDEDSNGLPKRDKALLEEAIFMTYDKLYGKTPTLSDYKEVLEKHRNPEINKYAEILYSWTGNTAYGRMLDGQSNVTLSKDLITIEMKGLDTYSDLQNVFLLLFTDFIKNEAAKDTSKPYLLIIDEAWKLFETKSGLSFTMEAYRTFRKFNGGIWCISQNYKDFLSNQEIKNAVFPNTSSVFILRQRKIDWEDFQKTMDFTGDETAVVKSLELVKGEYSEFLYMQDERKIVLRLIPDPLSYWVCTTDGFDKAQIEEMKKKFPKLKTIEILKKLAYNDKEAA; encoded by the coding sequence AGAAAAAACTGATGCGCATAGAGCTGTGAGTAAATCAGCACCCAGCGTGTATTTTGATATTCAAGAAGCAAGAACAGAGTTTTTCAAAAGTAATATTGAATATCAGAATTACTTTAAAAGCGAGGTCTATCTCTTCGTAAGAAGTAGCAAGCATAAATATTCAAAGCAAAAGTTTTGGGAATCACTAAAAAAGTATGAACCAATATTAAAAACTGAATATGATGCATTTAAAAAGAAGTTTTTGAGATCAAGTCGTCAGATTGAGAATGCACTTAACCACTGTTCATTGAGTCCCACGACTCTCGCATCATCAGAATGGCACACTTTATGTTTTGAATACTTTAATCTGGATCGCATGGAAAAGTTAGGAGTACCTAAGTATAGGGATGAATCTTTATACTTGGCACCAAACTTTAGCGAACAAATTGCTTTAACTGATGCTTCATATTCAAAGCAATACATTGAAATTGGGGATAAGAAATTTCGAGTGATCACTCTTGGTATTCTTCCAGAAGGGGTAACCTATTCTGCTATGATTCATGAGTTCACGAAACTTCCATTTCATTTCTGGTTATCACAAGGAATTAAAATTGAAGATCAGAAAAAAGAATTAGAGAGGCTGCAACTTCAGAGAAGAATTGCCCATTCAATGGCATCTGGTAGTAAAAACGTGTCCGATCTTGAATCTGAAAGCAAATTAGGTCAAATCGAAGAGCTAATTAGGGAACTCCTTGATGGTTCGGAAAAACTTGTCTCTATGAATATAAGTGTAGTCATTTGGGACGAAAGCATTGAGGAGCTAGATAATAAGACAGATACCCTTTTGAAAGCATTTAAAGCATTAAACCAGAGCGAAGGCCTTATTGAGAGTTTTCCTTCTCTTGATGCCTTTATTGGTTCAGCCCCAGGAATCTGTAGAGGACTTAGAGATAAAAAGGTCAAAAGCTCTAACGCAAGCCATCTTTGCCCAGTATATGGAAACTGGCAAGGCAACAGTACGCCTGTATGCTTAATACCTTCTCGGGACTATTCACTATTTGCCCTTGATCCCTTTGCGAAGGAACTACCGAATTGGAACGGTTTAATATTTGGTGGGTCTGGTGCTGGGAAAAGTTTTACGATCTGTCAGTTGATGCTCCAATTTTATGGACAAAACCCAACTCCTAAAATTGTTTGGATTGATAATGGTGCTTCCTCTCAAAGATTATTAGAGGTTCTTGGTGGTGAATTCATTGATCTAAATATTGATTCTAAAATTTGTCTTAATATGTTTGATCTTAATGGTGAAAAAACGCCGTCAACATCAAAGGTAAAACTTATTTTAGCTGCACTGGAATCAATTCTAAAAGATGAAGATTCAAATGGCCTACCCAAGAGAGATAAGGCGCTGCTAGAAGAAGCAATTTTTATGACTTATGATAAGTTGTATGGGAAAACGCCGACTCTCAGTGATTATAAAGAAGTCTTAGAAAAGCATCGTAATCCTGAAATAAATAAGTACGCCGAAATACTTTACTCATGGACAGGTAATACGGCCTACGGAAGGATGCTTGATGGTCAAAGTAATGTCACCCTTTCAAAAGATTTGATTACTATTGAAATGAAAGGACTTGATACTTATTCGGATCTCCAAAATGTTTTTCTTCTTCTCTTTACTGACTTCATTAAAAATGAAGCGGCTAAAGATACTTCAAAACCTTATCTTCTTATCATTGATGAAGCATGGAAGCTTTTTGAAACAAAAAGTGGGTTGAGTTTCACAATGGAAGCTTATCGAACCTTTAGAAAGTTTAATGGGGGCATCTGGTGCATAAGCCAAAACTACAAAGATTTTTTGAGTAATCAAGAAATTAAAAATGCCGTTTTCCCAAATACAAGTAGTGTCTTCATTTTAAGACAAAGAAAGATCGATTGGGAAGATTTTCAAAAGACTATGGATTTCACGGGGGATGAAACGGCAGTAGTTAAAAGCCTTGAACTGGTCAAAGGGGAATATTCTGAATTTCTCTACATGCAAGATGAAAGAAAAATTGTTCTTAGACTTATACCTGATCCCTTGAGCTATTGGGTCTGTACAACAGATGGTTTCGACAAGGCCCAAATCGAAGAAATGAAAAAGAAGTTTCCAAAGTTGAAGACAATAGAAATTCTTAAAAAACTTGCCTATAACGACAAGGAGGCAGCATAA